Proteins encoded within one genomic window of Alteribacter populi:
- a CDS encoding reverse transcriptase-like protein, whose protein sequence is MVEVYIDGASAGNPGLSGAGVFIKGEGYVLRKSVPLGTLSNHQAEFAALLEALKLCAEHEFKILSIRTDSQIVADALEKEYVKRSSFETYLTEALKLIDIHFDHCFTKWIPSKQNKEADVLARQAIQMNK, encoded by the coding sequence TTGGTTGAAGTATATATTGATGGAGCAAGTGCCGGTAATCCTGGTCTTTCCGGTGCTGGGGTTTTCATAAAAGGTGAAGGTTACGTATTGCGGAAGTCTGTTCCTTTAGGTACTTTATCGAACCACCAAGCTGAATTTGCAGCTTTGTTAGAAGCGTTGAAACTGTGTGCGGAGCATGAGTTTAAAATTCTCTCTATTCGTACTGACTCACAAATTGTTGCTGATGCTCTTGAAAAAGAATACGTAAAACGAAGCAGTTTTGAAACTTACTTAACAGAAGCTCTTAAGCTGATCGACATTCATTTTGACCATTGTTTTACTAAATGGATTCCGAGTAAACAAAACAAAGAAGCCGATGTATTGGCAAGACAAGCAATACAGATGAACAAGTAA
- a CDS encoding THUMP domain-containing class I SAM-dependent RNA methyltransferase — MKGKVTLIATAAMGLEAIVAQEVKELGYDDVTVENGKVTFTTDPTGIARTNLWLRTADRIKIKVGEFKATSFEELFEQTKALPWTDYLPENAEFPVIGRSVKSQLFSISDCQAIVKKAVVEKMKASYKKDWFDENGGFYRIEVALHKDIATLTIDTSGTSGLHKRGYRYLHNEAPLKETLAAAMIKLTNWHPDRPFVDPFCGSGTIAIEAAMIGQNIAPGFNREFAFEGWDWFEQNWFDSAMQEAEDLANYDQPLEIYGTDIDHRMVDLAINNAKEAGFPDLITFKQMQAKDLRSKKEYGVIVGNPPYGERMREKAEVEKLYKEVGATFREYLPTWSVYMITSHEKFELYYGKTATKKRKLYNGNIKTDLYQYWGPRPPKPKEDK, encoded by the coding sequence TTGAAAGGAAAGGTAACTCTTATCGCGACAGCTGCTATGGGACTAGAAGCAATTGTAGCCCAAGAGGTAAAAGAACTCGGCTATGATGATGTAACTGTAGAGAATGGAAAAGTGACATTTACAACTGACCCTACCGGGATTGCAAGGACGAATCTATGGCTGCGTACAGCGGACCGAATTAAAATTAAAGTGGGCGAATTTAAAGCGACGAGCTTTGAAGAATTATTTGAACAAACAAAAGCATTGCCTTGGACGGATTACTTACCTGAGAATGCAGAGTTTCCTGTTATTGGACGATCGGTAAAGTCTCAACTGTTTAGTATCTCTGACTGTCAGGCAATTGTTAAAAAGGCCGTCGTGGAAAAAATGAAAGCTTCCTATAAAAAAGATTGGTTCGATGAAAACGGCGGTTTTTATCGTATTGAAGTGGCTTTGCATAAGGACATTGCTACTCTCACGATCGATACGAGCGGAACTAGTGGCCTTCATAAACGGGGGTATCGCTATTTACATAACGAGGCGCCTCTTAAAGAAACGTTAGCTGCGGCGATGATTAAATTAACAAATTGGCATCCTGATCGTCCTTTTGTCGACCCCTTTTGTGGTTCCGGAACGATAGCCATTGAAGCTGCGATGATTGGCCAAAATATTGCTCCGGGATTTAATCGGGAATTTGCTTTTGAAGGCTGGGATTGGTTTGAACAAAACTGGTTCGACTCGGCAATGCAGGAGGCAGAAGATTTGGCAAATTATGATCAGCCTCTTGAAATATATGGGACTGATATTGATCATCGTATGGTCGACCTCGCTATAAACAATGCTAAAGAAGCAGGTTTTCCAGATTTGATTACGTTTAAGCAAATGCAAGCGAAGGATTTACGCTCAAAGAAAGAATACGGGGTTATTGTTGGTAACCCTCCTTATGGAGAACGGATGAGGGAAAAAGCGGAAGTGGAAAAGTTATATAAAGAGGTCGGTGCTACTTTCCGAGAGTATCTTCCGACATGGTCTGTCTATATGATTACATCACATGAAAAATTTGAGTTGTATTATGGAAAAACAGCAACGAAGAAACGTAAGCTTTATAACGGGAATATTAAAACGGATTTGTATCAATATTGGGGACCAAGACCT
- a CDS encoding DUF1273 domain-containing protein, translating to MYEALAVTGYKPHELGIFDEKHPHLPYLKEAIKRKIQVLKEEIDFKWLITSGQPGVEHWAAEALIELKQDYPDLQLATLAPFYEQEGRWKETWKESYQAIWSQSDFTEHITKRPYENPAQLRMKNQFIVDKSHAFLVLYDEFTPGSPDYYLTYANKKHEATDYPVYYLTPDDIEESIRDQQEDWN from the coding sequence TGACGAAAAGCACCCACATTTACCTTATTTGAAGGAAGCGATTAAAAGAAAAATTCAAGTCTTAAAAGAAGAAATAGATTTTAAATGGCTTATTACAAGTGGACAACCAGGAGTTGAACACTGGGCAGCTGAAGCCCTTATCGAATTAAAACAAGACTATCCTGATTTGCAATTGGCTACATTAGCCCCATTTTACGAACAAGAAGGACGTTGGAAAGAGACGTGGAAGGAAAGCTACCAAGCGATTTGGTCCCAAAGTGATTTTACTGAACATATAACGAAGAGACCTTATGAAAATCCGGCTCAACTAAGAATGAAAAATCAATTCATTGTCGACAAAAGTCATGCCTTTCTCGTCCTGTATGATGAATTCACACCCGGATCACCGGATTATTATTTAACGTATGCAAACAAAAAGCATGAGGCAACCGATTATCCAGTTTATTATTTAACACCGGATGATATCGAAGAATCCATACGTGACCAGCAGGAAGACTGGAATTGA
- the gpsB gene encoding cell division regulator GpsB, with translation MQKKIARLTPKEILEKEFKTTIRGYSQDEVDQFLDQIIKDYDAYEKRIQFLEKETERLKKEATTLNEQTKRHQPQPQNGNTNYDILRRLSNLEKHVFGSKLNE, from the coding sequence ATGCAAAAGAAGATTGCTCGTTTAACACCAAAAGAAATTCTCGAAAAAGAATTTAAAACTACGATACGCGGATACAGTCAAGATGAAGTGGACCAGTTCCTTGATCAAATAATAAAAGATTACGATGCGTATGAAAAACGAATTCAATTTTTAGAGAAAGAAACGGAACGTTTGAAAAAAGAAGCTACGACACTTAATGAGCAAACGAAGCGACATCAGCCACAACCCCAAAACGGCAATACGAACTATGACATTCTAAGACGTTTATCGAACTTGGAAAAACACGTATTTGGCAGTAAGTTAAACGAATAG